A genomic segment from Myxococcus stipitatus encodes:
- a CDS encoding GNAT family N-acetyltransferase has protein sequence MSTEELSLRRIRPTDDVAVAAIIRAVMPEFGADGPGFAIHDVEVDGMSAAYSRPRHAYFVIERAGRLLGGGGIAPLEGGDPGVCELRKMYFLPEARGLGAGERLLRHCLDFAREAGFQRCYLETLASMKQAQKLYRRLGFEALCAPMGSTGHFGCDHWYALDLTKPPA, from the coding sequence ATGAGCACGGAAGAGCTGAGCCTGCGTCGGATCCGACCCACGGATGACGTGGCGGTCGCCGCCATCATCCGCGCCGTGATGCCCGAATTCGGCGCGGACGGCCCGGGGTTCGCCATCCACGACGTGGAAGTCGACGGGATGAGCGCCGCCTATTCGCGTCCCCGTCACGCCTACTTCGTCATCGAGCGGGCGGGACGCCTCCTGGGAGGCGGCGGCATCGCGCCCCTGGAGGGTGGCGACCCCGGCGTGTGCGAGCTGCGCAAGATGTACTTCCTCCCGGAGGCCCGGGGTCTGGGAGCGGGCGAGCGCCTGCTGCGCCACTGCCTCGACTTCGCTCGCGAGGCGGGCTTCCAGCGCTGCTACCTGGAGACGCTCGCGTCGATGAAGCAGGCCCAGAAGCTCTACCGTCGGCTCGGGTTCGAAGCGCTGTGCGCCCCCATGGGCAGCACGGGCCACTTCGGCTGCGACCACTGGTACGCGCTGGACCTCACGAAGCCGCCCGCCTGA